Below is a genomic region from Henckelia pumila isolate YLH828 chromosome 3, ASM3356847v2, whole genome shotgun sequence.
ttctttagccggtactgtatattcctggcgccatgagcaagtgttttacctgggattttaaatcatctgtgtgagaatatttgtacatatatcattTCTTATGCATTGAGCGTTGTTGCTCACGCCCCTGTGCTTGGGTtatgtggtgtaccttgtggcggggcagatTTGAGGCTGGACAGTCctggcggctctcagcaggattgaggatccgagagtgtgaggttttagagggtagggatttgtttaccctgaaccttagatttggttgtataatggtatttatatacttttgttatcgtcggttgtattctgccgattggatttgttgtattttaaattatccgctacttacgctttaagttttattgcatgcgctaattaactctgattagatagtggatccgggttgggtcactacaatttttggtatcagagcgcattgcactgggaatttcataaaagcggattaagtaattagtTGTTCTTATCCAACAGATGGCAAATTATgatgagagccacgatagcgGAGGTGGCGGTTGATGGGGCGATTCGAATGATCGTAGACATCGTCGAGGTCAGCATGAGGAGCGCAGACGAGTGAGCATGCGCAGATTTAAGGAGGTTAACCCGAAGCCCTTGACAGGAGTTGAGACGCTTGAGGAGGCtgaggattggcttgagaggatggagcagtgttttcaggagttccgttgcacagaCGAGGATAAGATGGAGATTCAtacctttatgcttgagggtcgagcgaggaagtggtggagacctatttccgcaccattcatagcagcAAGAGGAGTAGCTACGTGGGGCGAGTTCCGTACAGCTTATCAGAGACCGTATTTTCCTTTAGTTCTTCGACAGGCAAAATCCAGTgagttactgagtctgcgacagggtaCGATGATGATTGAGGAGTACCAACAGAAGTTCTTTGCTCTGCTACCTTATTGTCCTcacattgctgatagttctatggcgaagtacgaccatttccttcagggtctgaaccctgagattcatcggatggttgctgtgggcagtGATATGACCTAAGAGggcttggtggaccgttgtcgccaagCATAGGATAGTATCCGGAGGAACAGGGgtctcttctcttcttcttccaggtcagCGAGTGCCAGTACTTTGGGTCCGAAAgtacagtctttcaagaagccaggaggcacttcttcttcttcatctggatctGGTGAAGTGCATAATTTTGGTGGTCAGAGACCAAACCAGTGTCATCAGTGCAGACGCAGGCATCCGCCAGGACAGTGTGGTTGATCAACCAATGCTCATGGACCAAAGCctcatctcgcatgcgcaaagtgatcaGTTCCTTGACGGTTGCATGTCTAAGCAGGCGTGTTTTCTCAACAAAGagctctttgagatgcaaatgaatttCAGCAGAATTCTTAGCACCCTCAAAACGCCtctgaagctcatcattcatagaagcctgtaCATAACACTTGGATTtaaagtcatggtcacaccaatccttgaaagtctgtagctcctcagggctacatCCAGCCAGAGCCTCAGCAAGGGGCGGCTCATCAAGTGTATATGCAATCCTTTCcgagttcaaaaatattttcagatttcttggCCAATTGAGGTAATTATGACCGGTCAGTACATATTTGTCGAGTATTGCAAATAATGGATTGTGAATAGATGACATGTAAAaaactttgtactgaaaaatattaacagataaatgttactgactattttaaaatatttaataagatataaagtatgaacttttactttataaatttttgctCCCACtgtttttgacattttcactaccTTCTAgtgaaaaacgggaaactcctttcctcagtaggtatgtaaggtccaattagccaattattATCCCAAATAATATCATCCAATCACAATTTCTAAAAtttagtttccaattgcatctccatgcaaccatCTACATAaaattttgtctcacgcttgatgaggacccaataatatgacgtcgatcatctttacgtgtcaagccttacccatcaaTGTTGAACCTTAATGGATGGTCGCCATGTGTTCCCCAAATAATATGTGCCAAAATTATAGGAGTTCCACATAGATCACaacaccatgtcaatggatgtcacaccTTTCCGACGTCcaagccccccccccccccctgtCCCCATAAaatgagccgagcattgaccACGGGTAGTGTTCATCATGCACCCATTGCCGATGGaagacaagaaaaatataaacacctttataattttctttttgggcttgatattaattttgaatcttattcaaaatgagggttttttaattttgaaatggtctcatcattaattttaaaagcttGCTATGTTTGTTTGTATGATTGCCGGATTCAtgaaactttgttattataaaataataacgcacatactcattatttataatatatcatgcatatattataaatagTGAACTAACAAGGATGATCTATCACCTCAGCACTATATGGCCCGTGTGAGataaacacgggcctaggtccaattctAGGAATTGCATGGGATgaaaatgcaacaattacataaacttccaatatttacttgtcttggatcttcataattcatcatggcccaccatcttccaatcttgatctttcactatcaaatattttacaataaaatatccatgaaaaatagggatacatctcatggggtgggaacggctataaaccaagccaactttaaatttgataattattacaatccATTCAACATAAAATATCCTACCATACACCTAGAAAATTGGGcttgggcttttgatcatccttcatgcataatatcacatatcatatacaatcgattaattatcacaataatcaaTCGAGACTTAGTAACGTTTTAGAATAGTGATTCCTTGTTAAGGAGGAGACATATTTGATTTGAACATTGCTTTGTATTAGCAATGGTTGAACCAGTTTACAAAAATGGGATTATATAGTTGTTCCAGGATGTTAGTGGACGACAGTCTTTGGGGATTGTTAGCTGAGTACTTTACTTAGGCATTTCTAGCGGTATTCCCGTGAGTTGGACGTTGAGACGAGAGTCAGCAAGTGATTTTGGATTTCGATGAGCATTAGGAGGATATCATCTGTTGTTTTAGTCGTGGGATGAGAGAGCAGCTGAGACCTACGGTCTATATGGTCTAggcgggattgttgtcactgatatcccagtgTGCTTCTGATGCGCTAGGCCATTGAGATTGAAACGACTAGCTACTactactcaaataaataaaagagaataaaacgcgagttttcgaaaatttactaaaaatttcggcatgacccatTTGTTTATAGAACAAACCACCAAACGCAGACAGcggttcaaaatattttaaatagaaCCTCCCAAACATTCCAACaagttccaaaaaaaaaaaacaaaagtaaCATGACAGCTGAATACCCCACCAGACAACCATAAGTAAAAGCGATACATGACAAATGTTTCTACGCAGGGAAACACATCCTGCTACCAAATAAAATGAGGAAGTAGAAATGTAGTTTATTACAGACACTCAAACTGAAAAGACATAGCAAAAAATAAATGGAGCCACGTTCACAGGCCTGCGCCTCCGGGAACCTCAACCAGGGGATCCTTTCCCTCAGTCCACTGATACTCGTCCTCACCTGAAAGTAGAAAAAAGTggggtgagtctaaaagactcagcaagattatgtgggggggggggggggataacgagtactacataggTACAAGCACatacataatttaaaataatgtgtAACAAAATAATCGTTTGTTCCCCTGAACTAAAAAGTGATGAACATGTAAAATGAATAAATGCATGAATATGACATGTGCAAGGCTAAGAAAAATAACTCAATGAATAGCATAAAATGTACTGGAACATGGtcatatgaatttttgagtgaacttagatccatgaattgtgactctgtgattgcgatcatgatcatggatatagtgcacaatgccgcaaggaTGTCCAGATGAAACTCAACCCGATCTTGCCCTATATTAATAAGGGAGACCAAAATAGCTCTGGCCCCACACGAAAACATTCTAAGGTAAgaaaacccataatgatttggtaaagGAGGCCAAAACATCTTTCAGCCTCACACGAACACGTAAatatgtagtcacaatcatcttacttcgttcaaaatatacttctttcctttattaaatatgagacttagcatgTACATGTAGATTTAATGATCCGTAAAATATTGACTCAATGAATATGCAAAGGACTCGATGGTGAATGACTGGAATGGTGATTTAGGGGAGTACCAAGGGTGGGATTCTAAACCATGGTTAAAACACTTAGGTGAATGGAGCAGTACACCCGACACATCTTATATCTCACTCAAAACTTGTCCAAAAGAGATTTTTTCTTGAAGTAGCACCTCCCTAACCTCTTATGCTAATCCCAGTCCCGTACCCTTAACCCAAGTCTGATTTTATTCCTGACTTAAAAGCTCAAACCCGAACGGAATCTTGTTGCCTAAAATTCTGCCCCTCTTAAGTCTCAAGACTTAAAAATTAGGGAAAACTCAACCAAATTGAATTCCGCTCAAAAAGTCAATTCCTAACACCCTAATAGTGTCCACCAGCCCTGACCCCTCTCCGAAAAACAGCCTCTAACCCGGTTGCAACACCACATTTTCGGGCAGCAATGATTCTCCCAGAAATCTTCTCAAGATCAGCATCCTAAATTCAATCCAAGCTTACCGTATTGCCCCATGATCCTTGAACCACTATCCTAGTATCAAAGACCAACATCTAGGCTCATCCAACAACCCCTTAACAGTTTCCAAAACCCCTCGCTAATGCCCATTCCCAAGCAACCCGAGAACAGCCCCTAAGTCGCTGTAAAATTCAAACATCCCCTATACAATATCCTATCCCATTTGGCTCATTCTAATGCTACCACGTGAACTGCATATCACCCGTGGTAGCCCCTACATCATCACACCATCAAGCACCATCAACAAACACACACAAAAGATCGAAACTAGCAGACAGAatctgccattttcgaaaatgctaAGCACCATAACTATTTCATTCCAAGGCTTTTAAAATCCATTAATTTACACATGTGATATCCAACTACAATCAAAATTTCCCAAGCAACCATCGGCCGtgagagaagaagaaaaaaaaatcaaaacaggGCACGCTCACATTTTCTATAATAGAAAATGGGGAGTGCAATAGATATCACCAAAATGCAACACACAATAATCGTATATAAAATGCGAGAAATGAACCACAATCTTGCCTAGCTAGAACAAGCAAGAATTGATGAacccaaaaaaaattttgaatcgCGGCCGAGAGCTAGGCCGAGAAGAAAATCTAGAAAAACCGAGAAATAATGAACACGAGCTTCACTTTTAACTGGCCATGGAGCAATTCTGAAGGAAAGTCGAAGCTAGGGGGTTCTTGGTGAAGACCCGAAGGAACGGGAATGAAGAACAGGGGAATCGCTCTCTCTCTctgcgtgtgtgtgtgttgtgCAAGAAGGGTGCATGAGttaaggtgtttgtgtgtgtgtgtaatttAAAAGCTAGGGTTAAATCCAAGACTAGGTGAAAAATGCTATTACAATTAAAGGTTCTATTACCAAAGCGACAACTTTAAACCTCTAAATTAGCTCGCAAAAGTAATACACAAGCTAGAATTTTCTAAGTTAAAATAAAAGATCGGATTCGATAGTCCAGCAATTAAAATACTATCCTTGCAGAGATTTAAAAGAAATAGCTCAAGAGCGcgggaaaattaaatttaaaagcgaCTAAcatcgaaaatttaaaataattaaatattataaaatttaaaactgatTTAGGCAATTAAAtaccgaaaattaaaaattatgaatATTAAAATAGGTTTAGGCACAAAACTCAAATTATGGAAAATTCTAGGCGTCATAGTTCCCCCTCCCTAATATagaatttcatcctcgaaattcgaGACTTACCAAATAGTTTCGGATAGCGAGCTCTGatatctgcttctgcttcccaagtggcctttTCATCCGAATGATTCTGGCTTCGCACCTTGACCATTGGAAttgacttgttacggagtcttttctcctgtctatccaaaatccggatgggcCTCTCCTCATAATTCATGTGGGGAGATAGCTGAAGTGGTTCCAAATTGAGCACATGggacgggttcgagatgtacttcctcagcatcgacacatggaagaAATTATGGGCCCCACCAAGGTTAGGCGGCAAGGCCACCCTATAAGCCAATGCCCCTACCCTATCCAATGTCTCGAAGGGTCCTATGAATCTCGGTGCCAGttttcctttcttcccaaatctcaCAACTCTCTTCAATGGTGCTACTCGGATGAATACATGATCtcccaccgagaactccaagtctctcctcctgtgatccgcataactcttctgccggctccgtgcagtcctcatcctgtcacggatcttggctacaacttTGGCAGTCTGCTGAACAATCTCTGGTCCCAACTCTGATTTCTCCCCAATCTCGGTCCACAATACCAGAGATCTACACGGTCTCCCATAGAGTGCCTCGTAAGGCGCCATACCAATGGTGACCTGAAATCTGTTGTTATAGGCGAATTCCACtagtggtagtctcgactcccaaATGTCTTGAAAGTCAATGGCACAAGCTCTCAAAAGGTCCTCtagaatctgaatcaccctcttgGACTGTCTATCCATCTGCGGGTGAAAGGCAGTGTTATACAAAAGCTTCGTCCCCAAAGCTGAGTGAAGACTTTTCCAAAAAGTTGAAGTAAACCGCGGATCCCTATCAGGCACTATGGAATCAgggataccatgtagtctgactatcttccggatatacaactccgcatACTGCGTCATAGATAAATTCGTCCTTACTGGCAAAAAGTgcgccgacttagtgagacggtcgacaataacccaaatagcattcgaACTTCTCACTGTCCTCGGCAAGCCAACAACGAAATCCATGGTAATATTCTCCATTTCCACTCGGGGATAGGAAGTGGCTTAACCAATCCTGCAGGTCTTTGATGCtccgccttgacctgctggcatgttAGGAACTCTAACAAATCGGGCGATGTCGCGCTTCATGcccggccaccaatacaatcgCTGAAGgtcccgatacatcttcgtgCTACTTGGGTGGATAGAGTACGGTGATGTGTGCtcctctgccatgatagtagCTCATAGAGAGTCacctgcgggaacccaaaatcGATATCTAAACTTCACAATCCCATCTACTACAGAATACAAGACACTGTCTTTCTCATCagctctctgtctccactttcTCAGCTGCTCATCATCTGCTTGAGAAACTCTAATACGGTCAAACAATGTGGTCTGCACTGACAAGGCTGACAATCTAGGAGCCCTACCCTCAGCATAGAACTCCAATCcgaacctctgaatctcatccTGCAACGGTCTAGCCACTGAAATGGAAGCAATCACTGCTGTCTTCCGGCTCAATGCATCTGCAaccacattagccttacccgggtgGTAactgatctcacaatcatagtctttCACCAACTCTTGTCATCTCCGTttcctcatattcaactccttctgggtgaagaagtacttcagGCTCTTATGGTCCGTGAATATCTTGCACTTTTCTTCataaagatagtgtctccaaatcttgagagcgaacaccactgctgctaactccagaTCATGTGTAGGATAATTCTTCTCACGCTCCTTAAACTGcctagaagcataagcaataaccctaTCTCGCTGCATAAGAACTTctcccaatcccaacttggaagcaaCAGTGTAAACCACGAAATCACCTCGCCCCGATGGCATAGCCAATATCGAtgctgtcgtaagagcttccttcaattCATCAAAGCTCCTTTGACATTCGGAACTCCAAACAAACCTAGCATTATTCTTGGCCAATGCTGTCAAGGGCACTGCAATAGACGAAAATGTGACGACCCGGGtgctaatctctcaaatcaaacaattaatccaaaaatcatgaattaaaaACCAACAAATAATCAAGCAATCAAAgcctaaaaaaaattttattttttttttaaaatttgtgttG
It encodes:
- the LOC140889953 gene encoding uncharacterized protein; protein product: MPSGRGDFVVYTVASKLGLGEVLMQRDRVIAYASRQFKEREKNYPTHDLELAAVVYHPGKANVVADALSRKTAVIASISVARPLQDEIQRFGLEFYAEGRAPRLSALSVQTTLFDRIRVSQADDEQLRKWRQRADEKDSVLYSVVDGIVKFRYRFWVPAGDSL